The following are encoded in a window of Deltaproteobacteria bacterium genomic DNA:
- the ilvN gene encoding acetolactate synthase small subunit produces the protein MRHTISVLVENEFGVLARVAGLFSGRGFNIESLSVAETMDPTVSRITLVTRGDDQVLEQIEKQLYKLIAVIKLTDFTGTEHVERELVLIKVAADERTRGEVMNIVDIFRGKIIDVSQHSYVIEVTGTEDKIHALIELLKPVGIKEIVRTGKVAMFRGTRLLAADGKEKERAAS, from the coding sequence ATGCGCCACACCATTTCCGTGCTGGTCGAGAACGAATTCGGCGTCCTGGCGCGCGTCGCCGGGCTGTTCAGCGGGCGCGGCTTCAACATCGAGAGCCTGTCCGTGGCCGAGACGATGGACCCGACCGTGTCGCGCATCACGCTGGTCACGCGCGGCGACGACCAGGTGCTCGAGCAGATCGAGAAGCAGCTCTACAAGCTGATCGCGGTCATCAAGCTCACCGACTTCACGGGCACCGAGCACGTCGAGCGCGAGCTCGTGCTCATCAAGGTGGCCGCCGACGAGCGGACGCGCGGCGAGGTGATGAACATCGTCGACATCTTCCGCGGCAAGATCATCGACGTCTCGCAGCACTCCTACGTCATCGAGGTGACGGGCACCGAGGACAAGATCCACGCGCTGATCGAGCTGCTGAAGCCGGTCGGCATCAAGGAGATCGTGCGCACCGGGAAGGTGGCGATGTTCCGCGGCACGCGCCTTCTCGCAGCGGACGGCAAGGAGAAGGAGCGGGCGGCATCATGA
- a CDS encoding DUF465 domain-containing protein, whose product MEKKDEELIQSLLEREPDLRRYYEEHVDLERRLAVYQQKLHLTTEEEVEKKRLQKLKLAGKDKIMEILARYRPH is encoded by the coding sequence ATGGAGAAGAAGGACGAGGAGCTGATCCAGTCCCTGCTGGAGCGCGAGCCCGACCTCAGGCGGTACTACGAGGAGCACGTCGATCTGGAACGCCGCCTCGCCGTCTACCAGCAGAAGCTGCACCTCACCACGGAGGAGGAGGTGGAGAAGAAGCGGCTGCAGAAGCTCAAGCTCGCGGGCAAGGACAAGATCATGGAGATCCTGGCCCGCTACCGCCCGCACTGA
- the tsaB gene encoding tRNA (adenosine(37)-N6)-threonylcarbamoyltransferase complex dimerization subunit type 1 TsaB, with the protein MIPTGDHRSRPLTVLGLDTATWTAAVGVVRDGVVLAEAAQPESRSHAQALPLLVARVLADAALGVRALDALAVSIGPGSFTGLRIGLGYAKGVAFAGQVPLVAVPTLEALAWVAGAAPGERICAALDARKGEVYAALFEATGSGPRRLTPDLAVRPAELAARLEPPCVLVGDAGTVYRDVLGARATIRPFATHHPRGGIVARLGWQRLLAGEGANPGDLEPVYVRLPEAELARPVSR; encoded by the coding sequence CTGATTCCCACGGGTGATCACCGCTCCCGTCCGCTGACCGTCCTCGGGCTCGACACCGCCACCTGGACGGCGGCCGTGGGTGTGGTGCGCGACGGCGTGGTGCTCGCCGAGGCGGCGCAGCCGGAATCGCGGTCGCACGCGCAGGCCTTGCCGCTCCTGGTCGCACGCGTGCTCGCCGACGCGGCGCTCGGTGTCCGGGCGCTCGATGCGCTCGCGGTCTCGATCGGTCCCGGCTCGTTCACCGGGCTCCGCATCGGTCTCGGCTACGCCAAGGGGGTTGCGTTCGCCGGCCAGGTCCCGCTCGTCGCCGTGCCGACGCTCGAGGCGCTCGCCTGGGTGGCCGGGGCCGCGCCGGGGGAACGGATCTGCGCCGCGCTCGACGCCCGCAAGGGCGAGGTGTACGCCGCCCTCTTCGAGGCGACGGGATCGGGACCGCGCCGGCTCACCCCGGATCTCGCCGTGCGCCCGGCCGAGCTCGCCGCCCGGCTCGAGCCGCCGTGCGTGCTCGTCGGTGATGCGGGAACGGTGTACCGCGACGTCCTCGGCGCGCGCGCCACCATCCGTCCCTTCGCGACCCACCATCCGCGCGGCGGCATCGTGGCGCGGCTCGGCTGGCAGCGGCTCCTCGCGGGCGAGGGGGCGAACCCGGGCGACCTCGAGCCCGTCTACGTTCGTCTGCCCGAGGCCGAGCTCGCACGCCCCGTGTCGCGTTGA